A window of the Henckelia pumila isolate YLH828 chromosome 3, ASM3356847v2, whole genome shotgun sequence genome harbors these coding sequences:
- the LOC140890084 gene encoding uncharacterized protein: MVESMSQEVSNMNLCAVISEVNLVGSNPRELCIDTDVTRHVCSDKDMFAILDEFENGEKVYMGNSATSDIKGQGKVILKMTSGKELTLNNVLYVPEIRKNLVSSSLLNKHGFRIVFESDKVVLSKCGMFVGKGYVCNGLFKLNGEAVLTANYLLNKVKIEPKTVDCIFIGYAHNSNAYHFLVYESQIPYIHKNTIMQLRNALFFENVFPCKSKKEPSSFKRSHEAMEQEVNHEVEPRRSKRARTEKFFGPDFITFMLESEPQIFKEAINSSEGPQWKEAINFEIESILQNHTWKLVDLPPGSKPLGYKWIFKRKMKSDGTIEKYKARMVIKGYHKREGLDYFDTYSPVTRITSIRVILSIAALRNLEVHQIDVKTAFLNGDLEEKFYMEQPEGFSASGQEIRFVNW; encoded by the exons ATGGTGGAGTCCATGTCTCAAGAGGTTTCTAATATGAATCTTTGTGCTGTAATTTCTGAGGTGAACTTGGTGGGTTCAAACCCAAGAGAATTGTGTATTGACACTGATGTCACTCGTCATGTGTGCTCCGATAAAGATATGTTTGCAATTCTTGATGAGTTTGAGAATGGTGAAAAGGTGTACATGGGAAACTCTGCTACATCTGATATCAAGGGACAAGGAAAGGTTATTTTGAAAATGACTTCTGGAAAAGAGCTGACTCTTAACAACGTGTTAtatgtgccagaaattcgaaagaATTTGGTGTCTAGTTCGCTTTTAAATAAGCATGGCTTTCGTATTGTGTTTGAGTCAGACAAAGTTGTTTTGTCAAAATGTGGAATGTTTGTCGGAAAGGGTTATGTTTGTAATGGCTTatttaagctcaat GGAGAAGCTGTTCTAACAGCTAATTACCTTTTAAATAAG GTAAAGATTGAACCTAAAACTGTTGATTGCATTTTCATTGGATATGCACACAACAGTAACGCTTATCATTTCCTTGTATATGAATCTCAAATACCTTATATTCATAAGAATACGATAATGCAATTGAGGAATGCTTTGTTTTTTGAAAATGTGTTCCCTTGTAAATCTAAGAAAGAACCAAGTTCTTTCAAAAGATCACACGAGGCAATGGAACAAGAGGTTAACCATGAGGTTGAACCTAGACGTAGCAAGAGAGCTAGGACTGAGAAATTTTTTGGTCCGGATTTCATCACTTTCATGTTGGAAAGTGAACCTCAAATCTTCAAGGAAGCTATTAATTCATCTGAAGGACCTCAATGGAAAGAGGCTATAAATTTCGAAATAGAATCCATTTTGCAAAATCATACATGGAAACTAGTGGACCTTCCTCCGGGAAGCAAACCATTAGGttataaatggatttttaaacGGAAAATGAAATCAGATGGAACAATAGAAAAGTATAAAGCCAGAATggtaatcaagggttaccatAAACGTGAAGGGCTTGATTACTTTGACACTTATTCTCCAGTAACGAGAATAACTTCAATCCGAGTGATACTTTCAATTGCCGCATTGCGGAATCTTGAAGTACACCAAAttgatgtgaagactgcttttctaaATGGAGATTTAGAAGAAAAATTTTACATGGAACAACCTGAGGGATTTTCTGCATCTGGGCAAGAAataaggtttgtaaattggtga